One genomic region from Athalia rosae chromosome 3, iyAthRosa1.1, whole genome shotgun sequence encodes:
- the LOC105685656 gene encoding glycine-rich cell wall structural protein 1.8 isoform X3, whose amino-acid sequence MTDEKKIVSTAAPRKTKIFVGRLPENCRNEELRQLFQRFGEVTECDVMNRYGFVHMAREEDATTAIKTLHNSNFKGATINVEQSTGKSRGGGGGGGARRDGDRRGGPMRGGRGGRDGGRDGRPGPYNDRRGGRESGFGGNDRGGRGDFGRRGDFGGGRNGPGAGSGYNDYGNRGGGDYAGRGADFGGGYNDRGGYGQNNVSGLGGYATSSSGMGGAYGPATGSTGGYGPAVSADYGRGADFGRAADFGTRADFGGRASAGMGGDFNRGGPADYGRTENFGGARTAEYPPRNDYDRGVTGPMRNGGATTAYGGGFAESGGFPEGSGVVGHGGPGGPGGFNQGGQSQCNRTDGPPPNNMPPFNRPIGAVPNYSTGPGPQADMFSRRPGSAAPTGGYPPVGGGYTDGYDRADPYGPRSTGRFPGPADSMPPRY is encoded by the exons ATGACGGACGAAAAG AAGATTGTTTCAACTGCTGCTCCA agaaagacaaaaatattTGTCGGTCGATTGCCCGAAAATTGCCGTAATGAAGAGTTGAGACAACTGTTCCAACGCTTTGGCGAAGTGACAGAATGCGATGTGATGAATCGATACGGATTCGTGCATATGGCCAGGGAAGAGGATGCGACTACGGCTATCAAGACTCTCCACAACTCAAATTTCAAAGGTGCAACCATCAATGTTGAACAATCTACAGGCAAGTCAcgtggaggtggtggtggcggtggcgcTCGTAGGGATGGAGATCGACGTGGTGGTCCCATGAGAGGTGGGCGAGGTGGAAGAGATGGAGGACGCGACGGCAGACCAGGACCTTATAACGACCGTCGAG GCGGCCGAGAAAGTGGCTTTGGCGGCAATGATCGCGGTGGACGAGGAGATTTTGGAAGGAGAGGAGACTTTGGAGGTGGTAGAAATGGCCCTGGTGCTGGTAGTGGTTACAATGATTACGGTAATCGGGGTGGAGGTGACTACGCGGGTCGTGGTGCAGATTTTGGTGGTGGATACAACGATCGTGGTGGTTACGGACAAAACAATGTTAGTGGTCTAGGAGGTTACGCGACCAGCTCGTCAGGAATGGGAGGTGCCTACGGACCAGCTACTGGTTCTACGGGAGGATACGGACCTGCCGTTTCTGCTGATTACGGTAGAGGAGCAGACTTTGGCCGAGCTGCCGATTTTGGAACAAGGGCGGACTTTGGTGGCCGTGCAT CTGCTGGAATGGGAGGAGATTTTAACCGGGGTGGGCCAGCTGACTATGGACGCACAGAAAATTTTGGGGGTGCACGGACTGCTGAATACCCACCAAGAAATGACTACGACCGTGGCGTGACCGGGCCAATGAGGAATGGAGGTGCAACCACAGCTTATGGCGGAGGATTTGCAGAGTCAGG AGGCTTTCCGGAAGGCTCGGGGGTTGTGGGGCATGGGGGACCAGGGGGACCTGGGGGGTTTAATCAGGGAGGCCAATCGCAATGCAACAGGACCGATGGACCACCCCCTAATAATATGCCTCCATTTAACAGGCCAATTGGCGCGGTGCCAAATTACAGCACGGGCCCAGGACCCCAAGCAGATATGTTTAGCAGAAGACCTGGAAGTGCTGCTCCCACTGGCGGATACCCTCCAGTTGGTGGAGG
- the LOC105685306 gene encoding eukaryotic initiation factor 4A-III produces the protein MAEPKSRRVAQTEDLSNVEFETSEDVEVIPTFDNMGLRDELLRGIYAYGFEKPSAIQQRSIKPIMKGRDVIAQAQSGTGKTATFSIAILQSLDTQVRETQVLCLSPTRELATQIQKVILALGDFMNVQCHACIGGTNLGEDIRKLDYGQHVVSGTPGRVFDMIKRRVLRTRAIKMLVLDESDEMLNKGFKEQIYDVYRYLPPATQVVLVSATLPHEILEMTSKFMTDPIRILVKRDELTLEGIKQFFVAVEREEWKFDTLCDLYDTLTITQAVIFCNTKRKVDWLTEKMREANFTVCSMHGDMPQKERDNIMKEFRSGQSRVLITTDVWARGIDVQQVSLVINYDLPNNRELYIHRIGRSGRFGRKGVSINFVKTDDIRILRDIEQYYSTQIDEMPMNVADLI, from the exons ATGGCGGAGCCGAAGTCGCGCCGTGTTGCCCAAACAGAAGATTTGTCTAACGTAGAGTTTGAAACCAGTGAAGATGTCGAAGTTATCCCAACGTTTGATAATATGGGGCTTCGCGACGAACTCCTGCGAGGAATTTATGCCTATG GATTTGAAAAACCCTCGGCAATCCAACAAAGATCCATTAAGCCCATAATGAAAGGAAGGGACGTAATTGCCCAGGCTCAATCTGGAACGGGTAAAACAGCCACTTTCTCAATAGCGATTCTACAGTCATTAGACACGCAAGTTCGGGAGACCCAGGTACTCTGCTTGTCACCTACCCGTGAACTTGCAACCCAAATCCAAAAAGTAATCCTAGCTCTCGGCGATTTTATGAATGTACAATGCCATGCCTGTATCGGTGGAACCAATCTTGGAGAAGATATCAGAAAATTGGACTATGGGCAACATGTTGTCTCTGGAACCCCAGGACGAGTGTTCGACATGATAAAACGCAGAGTGCTCAGAACAAGGGCAATAAAAATGTTGGTTCTGGACGAGTCGGATGAAATGCTTAACAAAGGTTTCAAAGAACAAATTTATGATGTATATCGCTACCTACCCCCTGCGACTCAGGTAGTGCTCGTTTCGGCAACTCTACCTCATGAAATTCTTGAAATGACCAGCAAATTCATGACTGACCCCATACGTATTCTCGTCAAACG TGATGAATTGACGCTTGAAGGTATCAAGCAGTTTTTTGTGGCAGTTGAACGTGAAGAATGGAAATTTGACACGCTGTGCGATCTCTACGATACTCTTACCATAACACAGGCAGTAATATTCTGCAATACTAAACGCAAAGTAGACTGGCTCACTGAGAAAATGCGGGAGGCAAACTTCACAGTGTGTTCCATGCACGGTGATATGCcacaaaaagagagagataacATTATGAAGGAGTTCAGATCGGGTCAGAG TCGAGTTTTAATCACGACAGACGTATGGGCTAGAGGAATCGATGTACAACAAGTTTCTCTGGTAATAAATTATGATCTGCCCAATAATCGAGAGTTGTATATTCACCGCATCGGACGTTCCGGTCGTTTTGGGCGAAAGGGAGTctcgataaattttgtaaaaactgACGACATTAGAATTCTTCGTGACATTGAACAATACTATTCTACGCAAATCGATGAGATGCCAATGAATGTTGCAGATTTAATTTAA